A region of Saccopteryx leptura isolate mSacLep1 chromosome X, mSacLep1_pri_phased_curated, whole genome shotgun sequence DNA encodes the following proteins:
- the ZCCHC18 gene encoding zinc finger CCHC domain-containing protein 18 → MASIIARVGNSLRQNPLLPPWAHSILRSLGRSLDPFRVSMAGRNLKFFSGMAVPVQGEETFENWLMQVNEVLSDWNMSEEEKLKHLMKTLRGPAREVMRLLQAANPSLSVAYFLRAMKLVFGKFESRATVQRKFFNTAQARGEKVSLYLIRLEVQLQNAIQAGVIPEKEEKQTRLHQLILTATLSGDLLHRLKRVLWICADDKEHLPNFLELMKIVREEEDWDDNFMKQKRAKRSELIMERAASPVAFQGPQQILISSADCSVIELDDIFNDSDEDVILVDPPLPSMGIPPLIDRLRPQDQTLGIGSPNSSQVQSPSTSGSSEYGNDGPGDIPRARKRKYAICCSYCGVEGHSKETCDSENNKAQVFENLVITLHELMPTEEEGSKEIPDEQNDLSEPE, encoded by the coding sequence ATGGCTAGTATCATTGCACGGGTGGGTAATAGCTTGCGACAGAACCCACTCTTGCCGCCTTGGGCCCATTCCATTCTGAGGTCCCTGGGGAGGAGTCTTGACCCTTTTAGGGTCAGTATGGCAGGAAGAAACCTGAAGTTTTTTTCCGGGATGGCAGTGCCAGTCCAGGGGGAAGAAACCTTCGAAAACTGGCTAATGCAAGTCAATGAGGTCCTGTCAGATTGGAATATGTCTGAGGAGGAAAAGCTCAAGCACCTGATGAAAACCCTTAGGGGCCCTGCACGGGAGGTCATGCGTTTGCTCCAGGCAGCCAATCCCAGCCTAAGCGTAGCATATTTCTTGCGGGCAATGAAATTGGTGTTTGGGAAGTTTGAAAGCAGGGCCACTGTCCAACGTAAATTTTTTAACACTGCGCAAGCACGAGGGGAGAAAGTCTCCCTTTATTTGATCCGTTTGGAGGTACAGCTCCAGAATGCTATTCAGGCAGGGGTCATACctgagaaagaggagaaacagaCACGCCTGCACCAGCTGATTTTAACGGCTACCCTAAGTGGGGACCTCCTCCACCGGCTGAAGCGTGTTCTCTGGATATGTGCGGATGATAAGGAGCACCTTCCCAATTTCCTGGAGTTAATGAAGATAGTAAGGGAGGAGGAGGATTGGGATGACAATTTTATGAAACAGAAGCGAGCCAAGAGATCTGAGCTAATCATGGAGAGGGCAGCAAGCCCTGTGGCATTTCAGGGCCCCCAGCAAATCCTGATCAGCAGTGCTGACTGCAGTGTGATAGAGCTAGATGACATCTTCAATGACTCAGATGAGGATGTGATCCTGGTAGACCCTCCACTGCCTTCCATGGGTATCCCTCCCCTCATAGACAGACTTAGACCTCAGGATCAAACACTGGGCATTGGTTCCCCCAACAGTTCCCAGGTTCAATCTCCTTCCACCAGTGGTAGTTCTGAGTATGGGAACGATGGTCCTGGGGATATACCGAGAGCCAGGAAGCGAAAGTACGCAATTTGTTGTTCATATTGTGGTGTGGAGGGCCATTCCAAGGAAACCTGTGACAGTGAAAACAACAAAGCCCAAGTATTTGAGAACCTTGTCATCACCCTGCATGAGCTGATGCCTACAGAGGAGGAGGGGTCAAAAGAGATCCCTGATGAGCAAAATGACCTTTCTGAACCAGAGTAA
- the SLC25A53 gene encoding solute carrier family 25 member 53 produces MGEQNQSPGKELQHWTRAETPGKKNWHSQAYALGAISNFMSTFLTFPIYKVVFRQQIHAMAVSEALRQLWHEGPQYFYRGIYPPLLSKTLQGTLLFGTYDSLLCSLSHDGTHSLGHRWAAGLMSGVVEAVALSPFERVQNVLQDGRKQARFPSTFSILKEFNSYGLWGRLSMGYYRGFCPVLLRNSLGSALYFSFKDPIQDGLAKQGLPHWVPALVSGSVNGTITCLVLYPLIVLVANMQSHIGWQSMPSLWASVQDMWATRGRKVFLIYRGGSLVILRSSVTWGLTTAIHDFLQRRYHSRKELED; encoded by the coding sequence ATGGGGGAACAGAACCAGTCTCCCGGGAAGGAGCTTCAGCACTGGACGAGAGCAGAGACTCCTGGAAAGAAAAACTGGCACTCCCAGGCCTACGCCCTTGGGGCTATTTCCAATTTTATGTCTACTTTTCTGACCTTTCCTATCTATAAGGTTGTATTCCGGCAACAGATCCATGCTATGGCGGTGTCGGAGGCTCTGCGACAGCTTTGGCATGAAGGCCCCCAATACTTCTACCGGGGAATATACCCACCTCTTCTCTCCAAGACATTGCAAGGGACTCTACTGTTTGGGACTTATGATAGCCTGCTGTGCTCTCTCTCCCATGATGGGACACACTCCCTGGGACACCGCTGGGCTGCAGGGCTCATGTCTGGTGTGGTGGAGGCTGTAGCACTCAGTCCCTTTGAAAGGGTGCAGAATGTGCTCCAGGATGGTCGCAAGCAAGCTCGCTTCCCTAGTACCTTCAGCATTCTCAAGGAATTCAACTCTTATGGGCTTTGGGGGCGACTGTCGATGGGCTACTATCGTGGGTTCTGTCCTGTCCTTCTCAGGAACAGCCTGGGGAGTGCTCTGTATTTCTCCTTCAAGGACCCCATTCAGGATGGCTTGGCAAAGCAAGGCCTGCCCCACTGGGTTCCTGCCTTGGTGTCTGGCAGTGTCAATGGAACAATCACCTGCTTAGTTCTCTATCCTCTGATTGTGCTAGTTGCCAATATGCAGTCCCATATTGGCTGGCAGAGCATGCCCAGCCTGTGGGCCTCTGTCCAGGACATGTGGGCCACTCGTGGCCGAAAGGTATTCCTGATCTACCGTGGAGGGTCCCTCGTCATATTAAGGTCCAGTGTGACATGGGGACTCACTACTGCTATCCATGACTTTCTTCAGAGGAGGTATCATTCCAGGAAAGAACTAGAAGACTGA